From one Rhizobium lentis genomic stretch:
- a CDS encoding lysozyme produces MASRLKKGSAIAAACIAVVSTFEGLRTVAYRDPIGIPTVCFGETRGVKMGDSYTVAQCKDMLGDSLKEFETGMRACMKQPDKVPAGAYVAFLSFTYNVGTGAFCKSTLTRKLNSGDVVGACNELPKWDRAAGIRLPGLTKRRTAERALCLNGIPV; encoded by the coding sequence ATGGCAAGCCGCCTGAAGAAGGGTAGCGCGATCGCTGCCGCATGCATCGCCGTCGTCAGCACCTTTGAGGGGTTGCGCACCGTCGCATATCGAGACCCGATAGGCATTCCGACCGTCTGCTTCGGCGAAACGCGGGGCGTGAAGATGGGCGACAGCTACACCGTGGCACAATGCAAGGACATGCTGGGCGACAGCCTGAAGGAATTCGAAACCGGCATGCGTGCATGCATGAAGCAGCCCGACAAAGTTCCCGCCGGCGCCTATGTCGCTTTTCTTTCCTTTACCTACAACGTCGGCACCGGCGCCTTCTGCAAATCCACACTGACGCGCAAGCTGAACTCTGGCGATGTCGTCGGAGCATGCAATGAGCTGCCGAAGTGGGATCGCGCGGCGGGCATCCGTCTTCCTGGACTGACCAAGAGGCGCACCGCAGAGCGCGCCCTTTGCCTCAATGGGATTCCGGTCTGA